The following is a genomic window from Rutidosis leptorrhynchoides isolate AG116_Rl617_1_P2 chromosome 8, CSIRO_AGI_Rlap_v1, whole genome shotgun sequence.
TGGACAATTTTTTCTCAACTCGTAGGTAGATAAACGACTTCTATTCTAGGTGGACAATTTTTTCTCAAACTCGTAGGTAGATAAACGACTTCTATTCTATTCTAGGATAGAGAAAAGATTGTCTGCATCTCACCTCCTTCATACCTCACATGTACGGGATTAGGTATTGTTGttgtaatttaaattattattattgttattatcagtgTGGATACTTATCTAGAACCAACTTACACTATATGCTATCATAAACCATTATTCAAATATAACTTATATTTGTCACACTTAGGAATTAAAGTCCCCATGAACATATCATTAACCATAGAAGTTGTATGTAGTCAAGGTGGTTGTTGAGTCTTTGCTAAATAAATTAGCCAAGTTCAATACCTACCAATTAGTTCAATTCAATGACACTAATTTTTTACATAGTCAAATACTAAAAGAATCAAAACAAATTAATACCATAGAATATTATATCactaaacaataataaaaatacaaaattgcACATATACTATATATACGAGTTGTAGACGGTCAATCCTTAGAATAGAAAGTCATTCACCACTCTCTAAGGGCAGAGACAACCAAATAAACTGTTATTTTAAAAGACAAAAAATTCATAACCTTTAAAACGGCAAAATCCCACTACATAAAAACCACTTATAACTCAattaaactctatatctataaaatatattattatatatttatatcttaacaTAATAACATCCGAATAAATATAAAACATCAAGAAAACATATACTACTCTAGTAAAAAAAATGCATCAATCTGACAATCTTCACTAATCAAGATTCCTTGGCCCATTCTACTATTTTCCTTGACAATCAAATAGACCCGAACGAAATAACAACTTTACCCTATTTTCAATCACTCCAATCAACTCCTATTTTGTAGTTTAGCTTCACAAACATACAACCCTTCATGCAAAGTGTACAACACTTCTTGCACATGAATATAATCTTGTCTCTATGTGGAGTACTTATCTTCAAAGATATCAACTTGTAAGTTTGATCATTGAAATATGTGAACATTGGATTTGATTTGGTCAATATTAACAATTGGACCAATTTAACAACATCCATTTGATTTGGTCAAATTTAACATTTGGACAACATCCAATTGCCAGCCTAATGCACATGTGAGATGTAAGATTGTATTGATTCCAAAGCATAATGTACAAGCAAGTAATGCATTTCAAATGATATCGAAATTGAACACATCGTAAAAGTCTAGGGCTTAAATTGAGAACATGATAGAAACTTGTACAAGGAAGAGATTAAAAATATCTTTTCTGGGGTAAATTCCTTTCTCATCACAACAATTCAATAATCAATACTGACTTGTACATTGTGCAGTAAAGTTGTACCTTTTCCAACTAGGTCAATTTTCACTCTTCTTTTTTTACCCTTTTCACCCACCAATCTCTTGTAGTACAAAATTCAACTACTATAAAAAAACCATTACATAGAAAATTAATTAATTGACGAAAAAAACTCATTATTCATGAAGAACCTGAAACCCTAGGTGACGTCACCGGAAACAAGGGTAAAAGTCGGGGCTCCGAATCCCTTTTCGGAGTACTCGCCGGCGATGGATGTAAATAAAAACCCTTTTTTGCAATCGCATTATCTTCAGCTTCAACGTTCATATTCGTACAATTTCCGGTCACCGGAGACTTAAAAAGATCCGGCACAAGTGGGGTTACCGGACTAAGCATTAAAGACGGAAAATTTAGAATTCCGGGAGAAAGAATCTCCGGCGTACTTGGTCGCCGTGGAGATCCAGAAAAACCAGACCCGTTTACAAACCCGGGTACCAAGGGACTGATCTTGAAATTCTTCATACTATTCCTCCGTTCATACAATTTGGAGGTGTGTTTTTTGTTGGGTCCAGTTTTCATGGGCGGAATGGGGTGTCTGGTATGTGGGTCGGGTCGGGTTGCGGTAGCATGTTTGACTGTTTCGGATGATCCGGTTAGCATTTGGACAACTTTCTTGAAAGAAGTTGTGTCAGCTTGAACGAAAGTTGTAGGGTATGGGTTATTCGGGTCGGATCTAGGGAtgggtgttggtggtggtgatggatggtggtgatgatggtttgtggtggtggtggttgaattTGTACTAGTGCTATGGGTGTTTGGTGATTGATTTTTGGTGTCTAGAGGTCTAGGTGAATAATTGTTGTTTTCCATTGGTAGAGTGAATCTAGAGGGAGAAAATGAGAAGAAATTTAGTGAGAGAAAAGTTTATTTGAGAAGAAATGAAGAGAAAGGTGAGAAATGAAGAGAAGGATGAGTTTGAAGTGCGTTTGTTTGGCATTtagcattatttattataattataatataataatataattaatcaaAATTAAATTTTGTTACTTTGTTTGGTTGGGTTGGGTTGGAAATGTCTTGGTGGGACTTTGGATCTATTCCGTTTTTACATTCTTACTTGCATATATCGAGAGTTAACTACACTTGCGTTTGACTTTACCATTTACTACAATAAGTTTTTCATTGGATTATTAGGTGTCTACACGATTGAGGAGGTTGTTTATCTTTTTTCATCTATCAAGTCATATTTCTGTTTTACAATTAATCCATTTTTTTGTTTGACTATATTTAAATAGGTAGTTTGATTATATATTTACCGGAAATAAATTAATTTTTAGATTAAGTGAAAAATAAACAACGTGCTCTTAGATATGTTGATGTCAATTAGAACAAAAATTAGAAATTAGCTCTGACTTGAGACTCATGTTCGAGTATAAAAATGATCGTTTGTTTTTTATTTACTCTTTTCTTTCACCCAAACCACCCTATTTCCACCACTAAACCCCTTTTCCTCTACCCATAACCACCCCATATTCACCGCTATACTCATTTTTCTCCACTCACAACCACCCCATATCCACCGCTATACTTCTTTTCCTCCGCACACAACCACCTCATGACCTCATCTCCACCTCTAACTTCTTTAAATCACCATTTCCAATTTTTCTATGTATTATGCATGAACCTTTTCTCTTTCAAAGTCACCTACCATCAATCACTCTTGCTTCCTAAGGCCACATACAATCATACACTTCTTTCAGTAAACTTCTCtcctccacatcagcgccacatcagcacaaacccttttaacatttctttcactaaacactcacaatcatacaccacatttcaaactttaaccaattttaaattattatttaaatacataaaataaataccaataacattttattaaataaaattaaaacattacattattaagaaattaaaaaacattacataattaaaaataaaagacaatacataaaataaaataaaaaaacgttGCATAATTAATAAAAAAACAAATACGAACTTATTATTAAAAAAAGAACTACTCGAGTGGTGTCAGGTCGTCGTCTTCGTCTTCGTTTTGTTGTTCTTCGGTGTCTTCGTCGGTTAACAAGATCGTCTTCATTTTTTGTCGATACTTTAGAAGTATTTGTTGGTCTTCCGATGGCAAGTCAGGGTTGATGCTTGTGTTGAAAATTCGAAAGGCGcgattcattactttcattaaagaCGATTGTCGTTTTTGTTTTTGAGTTAAAGCAATTTCTTTTTGGGCGACCAACAGTTGAGAACGAACTTCTTCGGATGAACAAGAAGAGGTGGCATCGGACGAAGCCAAACTCTTTCGGCTTTTTCTACCGGCTAGTCGACCCGGTGGACACCGGATTGCGTCTTCCCCGAATAAAGTAGTGTGATCGGGGTTTGGATCAACCCGTAAAGGTTGATCGTCCCCCAAAGTGATCGGTGACTCGGGTATTGGACGCCTACGGGATGTCATTATGCCATCCAGGACAGAAAACTTCGGACACCTTCTGAGTACTTGCCATGCTTTGTAATGCGTAAACACGACACTTTGACGCTTCCGATATTCATCACGCGCTGCTTCAATGATATCCGCGTCATTAGCTCCACTTGGCCAATTTTTTTTAATTGGTTGTAAATACTAATAAAAACTTTGATATCTCTATCATTTTCGTCCATTTTCCGGTTATTTGATCGTTGTTTCTTTTTCGATCGGCGACTTGATTATAGTTGGATACAACTGTAGTCCAAAACGAATCGGCCGATTGTGAATTTCCAGTTTTCGGGTTTTCCGTCGCATCGAGCCAACGTTCGGCCAAAATTACTTCTTCTTTCGGAGTCCAATGCATTAATTGACGTTTCGGCTTTTCACTTCCTTCGCCTACTTTGGATTTTCCCTTTCTTTTAGATTTTTGTTTTTCGGTCTCGGTTTGTGTTTCGGGTACGCTTTCAAGCGTCGGTTGTGTTATATTTTGTGACAAATTGTAtgaaagttgttgttgttgttgagattgtgaaAAGAATTGTTGTTAGGGGATAGGAAATTGTGATTGTGTATAGTATGGATTCATGTTTTGATATTataattgttgttgaaatggtagtgTTGGTGGTTGAAcaaattgtaattgttgttgaaatggtagttGTTGTGATGGGACAAACTGTTGTTGTTGAGAAAAACTAGTTTGGCTTGGAGACGAAT
Proteins encoded in this region:
- the LOC139861408 gene encoding VQ motif-containing protein 4; translation: MENNNYSPRPLDTKNQSPNTHSTSTNSTTTTTNHHHHHPSPPPTPIPRSDPNNPYPTTFVQADTTSFKKVVQMLTGSSETVKHATATRPDPHTRHPIPPMKTGPNKKHTSKLYERRNSMKNFKISPLVPGFVNGSGFSGSPRRPSTPEILSPGILNFPSLMLSPVTPLVPDLFKSPVTGNCTNMNVEAEDNAIAKKGFYLHPSPASTPKRDSEPRLLPLFPVTSPRVSDKYST